A region from the Sphingomonas sp. S2-65 genome encodes:
- a CDS encoding tryptophan halogenase family protein, protein MTKPDRQRVVVVGGGTSGWMTASALVKLLPEHCHVHVVESEAIGIIGVGEATLPHIRAFNERLGIVEAEFMATTRATFKLGIEFRDWGRIGDSYIHPFGTFGRGTGEVQFHHYYARLLHAGVQLPPIEAFSMACTLARTNRFALPSSDPRQIASTFGYAYQFDAVAFAPYLRRFAEARGAQRTEGRIVDVERDGESGDVTAVLLEDGSRIEGDLFVDCSGFAALLIGKTLGEPFQDWSRWLPADRAVALPCRTATAVTPYTSAIAMPAGWRWRIPLQHRTGNGYVFSSAFASEEQAADALTAAIEGTPLASPRVLRFQAGRRERSWAHNVVAIGLSGGFLEPLESTSIYLVQQAITALVELFPERSVSPVDRDAFNRIVDMEYDRVRDFLILHYHATQRDDSEFWNYVRTMPIPDSLAEKMELFRRRGRIVKYREGAFLDASWVSVYLGQRVTPAGFDPRAAGPSIESLVAGMEQMQAEIRAAAAAMPDHLAYLGRYCPMPAAA, encoded by the coding sequence ATGACGAAGCCGGATCGGCAGCGTGTCGTGGTGGTGGGAGGCGGTACATCGGGCTGGATGACCGCGTCCGCGCTCGTCAAGCTTCTGCCCGAACATTGTCACGTGCATGTGGTCGAATCCGAAGCGATCGGCATCATCGGCGTCGGCGAGGCGACCTTGCCCCACATCCGCGCCTTCAACGAACGGCTTGGCATCGTCGAAGCCGAATTCATGGCCACCACTCGCGCCACGTTCAAGCTGGGCATCGAGTTCCGCGACTGGGGCCGCATCGGCGACAGCTATATCCACCCGTTCGGGACGTTCGGGCGCGGCACCGGCGAGGTCCAGTTCCACCATTACTACGCCCGGCTGCTGCACGCCGGCGTTCAGCTTCCCCCGATCGAGGCCTTTTCGATGGCCTGCACGCTGGCGCGCACCAACCGCTTCGCCCTCCCATCGTCCGATCCCCGGCAGATCGCCTCCACCTTCGGCTATGCCTATCAGTTCGATGCCGTCGCGTTCGCGCCCTATCTGCGCCGCTTCGCCGAAGCCCGTGGCGCGCAGCGCACCGAGGGCCGGATCGTCGATGTCGAGCGCGACGGCGAGAGCGGTGACGTCACCGCCGTACTCCTGGAGGACGGCAGCCGGATCGAGGGCGACCTGTTCGTCGATTGCTCGGGCTTCGCCGCGCTGCTGATCGGCAAGACACTGGGCGAGCCTTTCCAGGACTGGTCGCGCTGGCTCCCGGCCGACCGCGCCGTCGCGCTTCCCTGCCGCACCGCCACCGCGGTGACGCCCTATACCAGCGCGATCGCGATGCCTGCGGGCTGGCGCTGGCGCATCCCGCTTCAGCACCGAACCGGCAACGGTTATGTATTCTCCAGCGCCTTCGCCTCGGAAGAGCAGGCTGCCGACGCCCTCACGGCGGCGATCGAAGGCACGCCGTTGGCGAGCCCGCGCGTGCTTCGCTTCCAGGCCGGCCGCCGCGAGCGCAGCTGGGCGCACAACGTCGTCGCGATCGGCCTGTCGGGCGGCTTTCTCGAGCCGCTCGAATCCACCAGCATCTACCTGGTCCAGCAGGCGATCACTGCCCTTGTCGAGCTGTTCCCCGAGCGCAGTGTTTCCCCAGTCGACCGCGACGCGTTCAACCGGATCGTCGACATGGAATATGACCGCGTCCGCGACTTCCTGATCCTTCATTACCACGCCACCCAGCGCGACGATTCCGAGTTCTGGAACTATGTCCGCACTATGCCGATCCCCGACAGCCTGGCCGAGAAGATGGAGCTGTTCCGCCGCCGCGGCCGCATCGTCAAATATCGCGAAGGCGCGTTTCTCGACGCCAGCTGGGTGTCGGTGTATCTGGGCCAGCGGGTGACGCCCGCCGGGTTCGATCCACGCGCCGCGGGCCCCTCGATCGAAAGCCTGGTCGCGGGCATGGAGCAGATGCAGGCCGAGATCCGCGCCGCCGCCGCCGCCATGCCCGACCATCTCGCCTATCTTGGGCGCTACTGCCCGATGCCGGCCGCCGCGTGA
- a CDS encoding AAA family ATPase, giving the protein MLLGNQSARDALAAAMASGALHHAWLIAGPEGVGKGSFARIAAARMLAEALEPHKLAPGWNVPENTQTAHLLASGAHPDFRALTRLPKDPDKPDEALARSITIAQVRTLQPLFATKPALSPRRVVVIDAIDDLERGGANALLKNLEEPPQGTIFLLVSHAPGRLLPTIRSRCRLLRFEPLEGGDVTHILRQELPDATPDEIDALVRAGEGSPGRALGFAGLDLAALEAEMTRLAETGDPSNAIRGRLAKLLGAKAAQPRYEAFLDRVPSFIAAHAKTLTGEPLRIALDTYTASYELAGAARGLSLDAGATVFEMSGLLAQLARR; this is encoded by the coding sequence ATGCTCCTCGGCAACCAGTCCGCCCGCGACGCGCTCGCCGCTGCCATGGCAAGCGGTGCGCTTCACCATGCCTGGCTGATCGCCGGACCGGAAGGCGTGGGGAAGGGCAGCTTCGCGCGCATTGCAGCAGCGCGCATGCTCGCCGAGGCGCTGGAGCCGCACAAACTCGCCCCCGGCTGGAACGTGCCTGAAAATACGCAGACCGCCCATCTGCTCGCGTCGGGCGCTCATCCGGATTTTCGCGCGCTCACCCGGCTGCCCAAGGATCCCGACAAGCCGGACGAAGCGCTTGCCCGCTCGATCACGATCGCCCAGGTCCGCACCCTTCAGCCGCTGTTCGCCACCAAGCCGGCACTGTCGCCCCGGCGTGTCGTCGTGATCGATGCGATCGACGATCTGGAGCGTGGCGGCGCCAACGCGCTCCTCAAGAACCTGGAGGAACCCCCGCAGGGCACCATCTTCCTGCTGGTCAGCCACGCCCCCGGCCGGTTGCTCCCGACCATCCGCTCGCGCTGCCGCCTGCTCCGGTTCGAACCGCTGGAAGGCGGTGACGTAACGCACATCCTCCGGCAGGAACTCCCCGACGCCACGCCGGACGAGATCGACGCGCTGGTCCGCGCTGGCGAAGGTTCGCCGGGTCGCGCGCTGGGTTTCGCCGGCCTTGACCTTGCCGCGTTGGAAGCGGAGATGACGCGCCTGGCAGAGACGGGAGATCCCTCAAACGCGATCCGCGGCCGCCTGGCCAAGCTTCTCGGCGCCAAGGCAGCGCAACCTCGATACGAGGCGTTCCTCGACCGCGTTCCAAGCTTTATCGCCGCTCACGCCAAGACCTTGACGGGTGAGCCTCTCCGCATCGCCCTGGACACCTACACCGCCAGCTACGAGTTGGCCGGCGCGGCCCGCGGTCTCTCGCTGGACGCCGGCGCCACGGTGTTCGAGATGAGCGGCTTGCTCGCCCAATTGGCCAGGCGATAG
- a CDS encoding MBL fold metallo-hydrolase gives MLKIRLLGSGTSSGVPRIGNDWGACDPHDPRNRRSRSSALVSTDTTTILIDTSPDMRAQLLAADVGDIDAVIWTHDHADHTHGIDDLRQIMHLRGGTPVRGLARPPTRAQLEAKFAYAFHGRAGYPPTVAIEDLPDTLTIGDIRIAATDQPHGNIFSAGLRFDHLEKSMGYATDFHEMTKPMRTLYAGVDVWIVDALRRAPHPTHPHLSEALGWIGELAPARSVLVHMDHSMDYMSLAAELPHGVEPGYDGLEIVA, from the coding sequence ATGCTGAAGATACGGCTTCTTGGTTCCGGAACCTCCTCGGGCGTTCCTCGCATTGGCAATGACTGGGGCGCCTGTGACCCCCACGATCCGCGCAACCGCCGTAGCCGCTCCTCCGCGCTCGTCTCCACCGACACAACCACGATCCTGATCGACACGAGTCCCGACATGCGCGCGCAGCTGCTTGCTGCAGACGTCGGCGACATCGACGCGGTGATCTGGACCCACGACCACGCGGATCATACGCACGGCATCGACGACCTTCGCCAAATCATGCACCTGCGCGGCGGGACCCCAGTCCGCGGCCTGGCGCGGCCGCCCACCCGCGCGCAGCTGGAGGCCAAGTTCGCCTATGCCTTCCACGGCCGCGCCGGCTATCCGCCTACCGTGGCCATCGAGGACTTACCGGACACGCTTACGATCGGTGACATTCGCATCGCGGCCACCGATCAACCGCACGGCAACATCTTTTCCGCCGGACTGCGCTTCGATCATCTCGAGAAATCAATGGGATACGCCACGGACTTCCACGAGATGACGAAGCCGATGCGCACGCTCTATGCTGGAGTAGATGTGTGGATCGTCGATGCGTTGCGCCGGGCGCCGCACCCGACGCACCCCCATCTGTCCGAAGCGCTCGGCTGGATAGGGGAGTTGGCACCCGCGCGCTCTGTGCTGGTTCATATGGACCATTCCATGGACTATATGAGCCTTGCCGCTGAGCTGCCGCATGGGGTCGAGCCAGGCTATGACGGCCTGGAGATCGTTGCGTGA
- the metG gene encoding methionine--tRNA ligase: MPNPFYISTAIHYPNGRPHIGHAYEMIAADAIARFQRQHGRDVFFQTGTDEHGLKMVQTARARGLEARELADEMSSYFREMADGLDISYDRFIRTSEPEHYAASQAIWQAMADAGDLYLDRYEGWYSLRDEAFYEEKELTEGEGGQKLSPQGTPVEWTAEETWFFRLSKYQQPLLDFYAANPDFIRPDSRRNEILRFVEGGLVDLSVSRTSFDWGVPVPGSPNHVMYVWVDALTNYITGAGYPHDPERFAQFWPADIHLIGKDIVRFHAVYWPAFLMSANLPLPKQVFGHGFLLNRGEKMSKSVGNVVDPMQLATLYGVDALRYFLLRDVSFGNDGTFSDEAIVTRANADLSNSFGNLAQRTLAFIAKNCEGEVEQGRSEEADAVLLTEVDTACAAFNAAFEDLALSQALEAWMVGVFACNQYIDAQAPWTLRKTDPDRMRAVLRTLIRGIRHLATTIQPVIPGSAAKLLAQLPSQDDDAFRIAPPTPIFPRLELQQTEGA; this comes from the coding sequence ATGCCCAACCCATTCTACATCAGCACCGCGATCCACTATCCCAATGGCCGCCCGCACATCGGCCATGCCTATGAGATGATCGCCGCCGACGCGATCGCCCGCTTCCAGCGCCAGCATGGCCGCGACGTGTTCTTCCAGACCGGCACCGACGAGCACGGCCTCAAGATGGTCCAGACCGCCCGTGCCCGCGGCCTCGAAGCGCGCGAGCTTGCCGATGAAATGTCCAGCTATTTCCGCGAGATGGCCGACGGTCTGGATATTTCCTACGATCGCTTCATCCGGACTTCCGAGCCCGAGCATTACGCCGCCTCGCAGGCGATCTGGCAAGCAATGGCCGATGCCGGCGACTTGTACCTGGACCGCTACGAAGGCTGGTACTCGTTGCGCGACGAAGCCTTTTACGAGGAAAAGGAACTGACCGAAGGGGAAGGGGGGCAGAAGCTCTCACCCCAGGGCACCCCAGTTGAGTGGACTGCAGAGGAGACCTGGTTCTTCCGCCTGTCCAAATATCAGCAGCCGCTGCTCGATTTCTACGCCGCCAACCCCGACTTCATCCGTCCGGACTCGCGCCGAAACGAGATCCTTCGCTTTGTCGAAGGCGGGCTCGTCGACCTGTCCGTCAGCCGCACCAGCTTCGATTGGGGCGTGCCGGTACCGGGCAGCCCCAATCACGTCATGTACGTCTGGGTAGACGCGCTGACCAACTACATCACCGGCGCAGGCTACCCGCACGATCCGGAACGCTTCGCCCAGTTCTGGCCCGCTGACATCCACCTGATCGGCAAGGACATCGTCCGCTTTCACGCGGTGTACTGGCCCGCTTTCCTGATGTCCGCGAACCTGCCGCTGCCCAAGCAGGTGTTCGGCCACGGCTTCCTGCTCAACCGCGGGGAAAAGATGTCGAAGTCGGTCGGCAACGTCGTCGATCCGATGCAGCTCGCCACGCTCTATGGCGTCGACGCGCTCCGCTATTTCTTGCTGCGCGATGTCAGCTTCGGCAATGACGGCACCTTCAGCGACGAAGCGATCGTCACGCGCGCCAACGCCGATCTCTCCAACAGCTTCGGCAATCTGGCCCAGCGCACGCTCGCCTTCATCGCCAAGAACTGCGAAGGCGAGGTCGAGCAGGGGAGGAGCGAGGAAGCGGACGCCGTTCTTCTGACTGAGGTTGATACCGCCTGCGCCGCCTTCAATGCCGCGTTCGAGGATCTTGCGCTCAGTCAGGCGCTCGAGGCGTGGATGGTCGGCGTGTTTGCCTGCAACCAGTATATCGACGCACAGGCACCCTGGACCCTTCGCAAGACCGACCCGGATCGCATGCGCGCGGTGCTGCGCACCTTGATACGCGGCATCCGCCACTTGGCGACCACGATCCAGCCGGTGATCCCCGGTTCCGCGGCGAAGCTGCTCGCGCAACTGCCGTCGCAGGATGACGACGCCTTCCGCATCGCGCCGCCGACCCCCATCTTCCCCAGGCTGGAGCTCCAGCAGACGGAGGGCGCGTGA
- a CDS encoding TonB-dependent receptor: MCVFALGLPAYAQTGAASGQNTAGATTATSGPGADQAVPQDATDAPADAAASGDEVVITGIRQSLANAQNIKRNSDTVVDAITSQDIGALPDRSVTEALQRVPGVSINRFAGNNDPDHFSVEGSGVNVRGLNFVRSEFNGRDTFSAGIGGQAINFADVPSELLGSVEVYKNATADLIEGGLAGTVNLNTRKPLDNKGFHIGGGIEANYGDFAKEWSPTGSLLISNTWETGIGTFGILANGSYSRLKSRADGIQVTNFQTRDGVQAATGTGTNTTVTCRNQLPGNTDGFTLIPGTIPNPDTSAGAPATLPNPANTCGNAGTAGADGFADPLAVAYAPIGGQFRSQDYDRKRDGQALAFQWESTDRRTVLTAQFLRTHSTNSWGEHTFETAPDLSEYNTYPAGCQQNGNGPLNGADAATTRAECQLNGSGQFVFGANQRGNGYNPSANAFPNFVYDDNGTFQSGFITLPGSGWRTAGSGTPESLVPTGGMQQSLSRRQVFDENTVKDAGLNLKINPDDHWSIGLDVDYTYARHDVVDLSVFGSTFADEELDLTGNLPVVIPHKPLTLAANWATPNAALAAASDSEYFQSRDFQFWRAAMDHIEQSEGDEYQIKGDFAYKFDDGDFLQRVKFGARYAERSQDVRYTAYNWGAISEVWSGAPVSFNQGDTSRSSLYSFDNFFRGKTSAPPNAYFYNGDLINGYNDAVSFFQTQNDIWRNTNGATATNRFLGAGQRAGAIPGTAFLPSEVSNVRQEDSAAYAMVQFGNNEPVFGDVRVSGNFGVRYVHTDVYSRTATAVPNRSELGVQDLYGVRCAETTRVVNGVSQVVRPGGVCSLGETEYTRLRNFAVDGYAAVPASFTNSYSYWLPSANLKLGLSRDLIFRLAGSKVLTRPDFANIRPYVTYALEPGSGTVTINAGNPYLKPATAWQFDATLEWYFGRVGQLSFDAFYKTVDGFFYQSLVNRSVTNNGITQNIQARGPENYTGKGKIKGFEIAYQQTFDFLPGFLGGFGFNGNYTFIESSGLPNSFLNGGTPSATSTVAKGSLPLEGLSKHNVNATLFYEKGPISLRAAYNWRSRFLLTAADVIFPYTSIFNDASGQLDASAFINLNKYVKLGVQGVNLTNTTTKLLQAYKAGSDELAPRSYFTNDRRYSIILRANY, translated from the coding sequence ATGTGCGTGTTTGCACTGGGCCTGCCGGCATATGCGCAGACCGGCGCCGCGAGCGGCCAGAACACGGCTGGCGCGACCACCGCGACGAGTGGACCCGGAGCGGATCAGGCTGTGCCGCAGGATGCGACGGACGCCCCGGCCGATGCGGCCGCGAGCGGTGACGAAGTCGTCATCACCGGTATTCGCCAGAGCCTGGCCAACGCCCAGAACATCAAGCGCAACTCCGACACCGTTGTCGACGCGATCACCTCGCAGGATATCGGCGCACTGCCCGATCGCTCGGTGACCGAAGCGCTGCAGCGCGTGCCCGGCGTGTCTATCAATCGCTTCGCAGGCAACAACGACCCCGATCACTTCTCGGTCGAAGGGTCGGGCGTGAACGTGCGCGGCCTGAACTTCGTGCGCTCCGAATTCAACGGCCGCGACACCTTTTCGGCGGGTATCGGCGGACAGGCGATCAACTTCGCCGACGTGCCGTCGGAACTGCTCGGCTCGGTTGAAGTCTACAAGAACGCAACCGCCGACCTGATCGAAGGTGGTTTGGCCGGTACGGTCAATCTCAACACCCGCAAGCCGCTCGACAATAAGGGCTTCCATATCGGCGGCGGCATCGAAGCCAATTATGGCGATTTTGCCAAGGAATGGTCGCCGACGGGCTCGCTGCTGATCAGCAACACCTGGGAAACCGGGATCGGTACGTTCGGCATACTCGCCAACGGCTCCTATTCGCGGCTGAAAAGCCGTGCCGACGGTATCCAGGTTACCAATTTCCAGACGCGCGATGGCGTGCAGGCGGCAACCGGGACGGGTACGAACACCACGGTGACGTGCCGTAACCAGCTTCCGGGCAATACCGACGGTTTCACGTTGATTCCGGGTACCATCCCGAACCCCGACACCAGCGCAGGCGCACCTGCCACTTTGCCAAATCCCGCCAATACCTGCGGCAACGCGGGCACTGCTGGTGCGGACGGTTTTGCCGACCCGCTTGCGGTCGCATATGCCCCAATCGGCGGACAATTCCGCAGCCAGGATTATGACCGCAAGCGTGACGGCCAGGCGTTGGCGTTCCAGTGGGAAAGCACCGACCGCCGGACCGTGCTTACCGCACAGTTCCTTCGCACGCACTCGACCAACTCATGGGGCGAGCATACGTTCGAGACCGCACCCGATCTGTCGGAATACAATACCTATCCGGCCGGGTGTCAGCAGAACGGCAACGGCCCGCTGAACGGCGCGGATGCTGCTACGACTCGCGCGGAGTGCCAGTTGAATGGCTCAGGCCAGTTCGTCTTCGGCGCCAATCAGCGGGGCAACGGCTATAACCCCTCCGCGAACGCGTTCCCCAATTTCGTGTACGACGATAACGGCACCTTCCAGAGCGGCTTTATCACGCTGCCCGGTTCGGGCTGGCGCACGGCTGGGAGCGGCACGCCGGAGTCGTTGGTCCCGACGGGCGGTATGCAGCAGTCGCTGTCACGCCGGCAGGTATTCGACGAAAACACCGTAAAGGATGCTGGTCTCAACCTGAAGATCAACCCGGATGATCATTGGTCGATCGGGTTGGACGTCGATTACACCTATGCTCGTCACGATGTGGTGGACCTTAGCGTTTTCGGATCCACCTTTGCCGACGAGGAACTCGACCTGACCGGCAACCTGCCGGTGGTTATTCCGCACAAGCCGCTGACGCTTGCCGCCAACTGGGCGACGCCGAACGCTGCGCTGGCGGCTGCAAGCGACTCCGAATATTTCCAGAGCCGCGACTTCCAGTTCTGGCGTGCGGCGATGGATCACATCGAGCAGAGCGAAGGCGACGAGTACCAGATAAAGGGCGACTTTGCGTACAAGTTCGACGATGGCGACTTCCTCCAGCGGGTGAAGTTCGGCGCGCGCTATGCCGAGCGCTCTCAGGATGTGCGCTACACCGCCTATAATTGGGGGGCGATCAGCGAGGTCTGGTCCGGCGCGCCAGTGTCGTTCAACCAGGGTGATACCAGCCGCTCGTCGCTCTACAGCTTCGACAACTTCTTCCGCGGCAAGACCTCTGCACCGCCAAACGCCTATTTCTACAATGGCGACCTGATCAACGGCTATAACGACGCGGTCAGCTTCTTCCAGACGCAGAACGACATCTGGCGCAACACAAATGGCGCAACGGCAACCAACCGTTTCCTGGGTGCCGGACAACGTGCCGGTGCGATCCCCGGGACTGCTTTCCTGCCTTCCGAAGTGTCCAACGTCCGCCAGGAAGACTCGGCCGCCTATGCGATGGTGCAGTTCGGTAACAACGAGCCGGTGTTCGGCGACGTGCGTGTCTCGGGCAACTTCGGCGTGCGCTACGTTCACACCGATGTGTACTCCCGGACCGCGACCGCTGTCCCGAACCGCAGCGAATTGGGAGTGCAAGACCTTTACGGGGTTCGCTGCGCGGAGACGACGCGCGTCGTCAACGGCGTCTCCCAGGTGGTGCGCCCAGGAGGCGTCTGCAGCTTGGGTGAGACGGAGTATACGCGGCTGCGCAACTTCGCGGTCGACGGCTACGCTGCCGTGCCGGCATCGTTCACGAACAGCTACAGCTACTGGTTGCCTAGCGCGAACCTGAAACTGGGACTGTCGCGGGATCTGATTTTCCGTCTTGCCGGCTCCAAGGTGCTGACGCGTCCGGATTTCGCTAACATCCGACCTTATGTGACGTATGCGCTCGAGCCGGGCTCCGGCACCGTCACGATAAACGCAGGCAATCCGTACCTGAAGCCTGCGACCGCATGGCAGTTCGACGCGACGCTCGAATGGTATTTCGGCCGCGTGGGGCAGCTGTCGTTCGACGCCTTCTACAAGACCGTGGACGGCTTCTTCTACCAGTCGCTCGTCAACCGTTCGGTGACCAACAACGGTATCACGCAGAACATCCAGGCACGCGGCCCGGAAAATTATACCGGCAAGGGCAAGATCAAGGGCTTTGAAATTGCCTACCAGCAGACGTTCGACTTCCTGCCTGGTTTCCTTGGCGGGTTCGGCTTCAACGGCAACTACACCTTTATCGAGAGTTCGGGTCTGCCCAACTCGTTCCTGAACGGGGGAACGCCTTCGGCTACCTCAACCGTCGCGAAGGGGAGTCTGCCGCTCGAAGGGCTTTCCAAGCACAATGTGAACGCGACGCTGTTCTATGAGAAGGGGCCGATCTCGCTTCGGGCCGCGTATAACTGGCGCTCGCGCTTCCTGCTTACCGCGGCGGACGTGATCTTCCCGTATACGTCGATCTTCAACGATGCGAGCGGACAGCTCGACGCGTCGGCGTTCATCAACCTCAACAAGTACGTCAAGCTTGGCGTCCAGGGCGTGAACCTGACGAACACGACGACCAAGCTGCTACAGGCGTATAAGGCAGGATCCGACGAGCTGGCGCCGCGGTCCTACTTCACCAACGACCGGCGCTATTCGATCATCTTGCGCGCGAACTACTGA
- a CDS encoding D-alanyl-D-alanine carboxypeptidase family protein: MKKLAAASLLALAVAYPTTAANPPFDTPAPIAYMEDLSSGAVLYAKDADRRIPPASMAKMMTVYVAFDLIKKGEIKLDQQIEVRPETWKKWHSQGSTMFLAVGEKPTVSDLLKGIVTLSGNDACVVLAEGIAGTEEAFANLMNQQAQRIGLANSHFGNSNGWPDEGRTYVTARDLAHLASATIKEHPDLYKQFYSLPSFTWGKTLGAGAAISQGNRDPLLGRVEGADGLKTGHTDEAGYGFTGSAEQGGRRLVMVVAGLDSYSGRADESVRFMNWGFRSWKARPIAAKGRKIGDVEVQGGSDMQVGVIAPRDLNATVPAGTSPQMQGKIVYQGPVKAPIKAGAHIADLVVETPGMPTQTLPLVAEKEVTEAGFFRRAWNGLWSLFA, translated from the coding sequence ATGAAGAAGCTCGCCGCCGCCTCGCTCCTCGCACTCGCTGTCGCCTACCCGACAACAGCCGCGAACCCGCCCTTCGACACGCCTGCACCGATCGCGTACATGGAGGACCTGTCCTCCGGTGCCGTGCTCTACGCCAAGGATGCCGACCGCCGCATTCCTCCGGCCTCCATGGCCAAGATGATGACGGTCTATGTCGCGTTCGACCTGATCAAGAAGGGCGAGATCAAGCTCGACCAGCAGATCGAAGTCCGTCCAGAGACTTGGAAGAAGTGGCATTCGCAGGGCTCGACGATGTTCCTGGCGGTCGGGGAGAAGCCGACCGTTTCCGATCTGCTCAAGGGGATCGTGACGCTGTCGGGTAACGACGCCTGCGTCGTGCTGGCCGAGGGTATTGCCGGCACCGAAGAGGCGTTCGCCAACCTCATGAACCAGCAGGCGCAGCGTATCGGCCTCGCCAACAGCCACTTCGGGAATTCCAACGGCTGGCCGGACGAAGGCCGCACCTATGTCACCGCGCGCGACCTTGCCCATCTCGCCTCCGCGACGATCAAGGAGCACCCGGACCTTTACAAGCAGTTCTATTCGCTGCCGAGCTTCACCTGGGGCAAGACGCTGGGTGCCGGTGCGGCGATCAGCCAGGGCAACCGGGATCCGTTGCTCGGCCGCGTCGAGGGCGCGGATGGCCTCAAGACCGGCCACACCGACGAAGCCGGCTATGGTTTCACCGGTTCGGCCGAGCAGGGCGGTCGTCGCCTCGTCATGGTCGTCGCCGGGCTCGACAGCTATAGCGGACGTGCCGATGAGTCGGTTCGCTTCATGAACTGGGGCTTCCGCTCGTGGAAGGCCCGGCCGATCGCTGCCAAGGGCCGCAAGATCGGCGATGTCGAGGTCCAGGGCGGCAGCGATATGCAGGTAGGCGTTATAGCGCCGCGCGACTTGAACGCCACCGTCCCAGCCGGCACGTCTCCGCAGATGCAGGGCAAGATCGTCTATCAGGGCCCGGTCAAGGCGCCGATCAAGGCCGGTGCCCACATCGCCGATCTGGTGGTCGAGACTCCCGGAATGCCCACCCAGACGCTGCCGCTGGTCGCGGAGAAGGAAGTGACCGAAGCCGGTTTCTTCCGCCGGGCCTGGAACGGCCTCTGGTCGCTGTTCGCCTGA
- a CDS encoding TatD family hydrolase, with protein MRLADSHCHLNYKGLVEEQPQVIARARESGVTAMLNISTREREWDDVIAVAEREPDVWATVGIHPHEADQHAHVDTAKLVERTRHPRVVGIGESGLDYYYDHSDRARQQSSFRAHLAACRETQLPIIVHTRDAEEDTAAILREEMGKGAFPGVIHCFTASGAFADIALELGFYISISGIVTFKNARDLQDTAKRLPLDRLLIETDAPFLAPVPHRGRPGEPAFVADTCRFLAKLRGEDPEALAETTRENFHQLFAKTRS; from the coding sequence GTGAGGTTAGCCGACAGCCATTGCCATTTGAACTATAAGGGCCTTGTCGAAGAACAGCCCCAGGTGATTGCCCGCGCTCGCGAAAGCGGGGTCACCGCGATGCTCAACATCTCGACGCGCGAGCGCGAATGGGATGACGTCATCGCCGTCGCCGAGCGCGAGCCGGATGTCTGGGCCACCGTCGGCATCCACCCGCACGAAGCCGACCAGCACGCCCATGTCGATACCGCCAAGCTGGTCGAGCGGACGCGGCATCCGCGCGTCGTCGGCATCGGCGAAAGCGGGCTCGATTATTATTACGACCACAGCGACCGTGCACGCCAGCAGAGCAGCTTCCGCGCCCATCTCGCCGCGTGCCGCGAGACCCAGTTGCCGATCATCGTCCACACCCGCGACGCGGAAGAGGATACCGCCGCAATCCTGCGTGAAGAGATGGGGAAGGGCGCCTTCCCTGGCGTGATCCATTGTTTCACCGCCAGTGGTGCGTTCGCCGACATTGCCCTGGAACTCGGCTTCTACATTTCCATTTCGGGTATCGTGACCTTCAAGAACGCCCGCGATCTTCAGGACACCGCGAAGCGCCTGCCGCTCGACCGGTTGCTGATCGAAACCGACGCGCCATTCCTCGCCCCGGTGCCTCACCGCGGCAGGCCGGGTGAACCCGCCTTTGTCGCCGACACCTGCCGCTTCCTGGCCAAGTTGCGCGGGGAAGATCCCGAAGCTCTGGCCGAAACCACCCGCGAGAATTTCCACCAGCTCTTCGCCAAGACCCGGTCCTGA
- a CDS encoding TIGR02281 family clan AA aspartic protease produces the protein MNGWDDINALWLIGGLVLVLSALSARRLSFGLILRSLVSWALIILIAVLAVAHRTELAALWTQATERLGIEDQKVDGDTVRIRMSPDGHFWARVTINGVRRRMLIDSGATITAISADTAAAADVEPGVGIPVMIETANGTVAAQRGRIQKLSIGPLNTEDLGVVISENFGELDVLGMNFLSRLHSWRVENNTLILEPRRDANGGAIAEPDGERRGTTRRSRGDAAPDA, from the coding sequence GTGAATGGTTGGGACGATATCAACGCACTCTGGCTGATCGGCGGCCTTGTACTCGTGTTGAGCGCCCTCAGCGCGCGGCGGCTGAGCTTCGGTCTCATCCTGCGCTCGCTCGTCTCCTGGGCGCTCATCATTCTGATCGCGGTGCTCGCCGTCGCACACCGCACCGAACTGGCGGCGCTATGGACCCAGGCGACCGAACGGCTGGGCATCGAAGATCAGAAGGTCGATGGAGACACGGTCCGCATCCGCATGAGCCCCGATGGGCATTTTTGGGCACGCGTCACCATCAACGGGGTGCGACGCCGCATGCTGATCGATAGCGGCGCCACGATCACGGCGATCTCGGCGGACACTGCGGCTGCTGCCGACGTCGAACCCGGCGTTGGCATTCCGGTGATGATCGAGACCGCCAACGGCACCGTGGCGGCACAGCGCGGGCGAATACAGAAGCTCTCGATCGGCCCACTGAATACGGAGGATCTCGGCGTGGTGATCTCGGAGAACTTCGGAGAGCTCGACGTGCTGGGCATGAACTTCCTGTCGCGGCTGCATAGCTGGCGCGTCGAGAACAACACGCTGATCCTGGAACCCCGTCGAGATGCGAATGGCGGCGCGATCGCGGAGCCAGACGGAGAGCGCCGTGGAACCACGCGCCGCAGCCGCGGCGATGCTGCTCCGGACGCCTGA